A region from the Deinococcus seoulensis genome encodes:
- a CDS encoding deaminase: MSRPTFDELGLATARLWASRSADSKVRVGACILDRHHRVVGVGYNGRAAGEPNERESLSQGHSGFIHAEVNALLAANWNGEGHTLYVTHEPCAACARLIVNSRRVGRVMFESAYRETNRVESGLPSGEQILRDAGIEVVHVPGA, encoded by the coding sequence GTGAGCCGCCCGACCTTTGACGAGTTGGGGCTGGCGACGGCGCGGTTGTGGGCGTCGCGGAGTGCGGACAGCAAGGTGCGGGTGGGGGCGTGCATTCTGGACCGGCATCACCGGGTGGTGGGGGTGGGGTACAACGGGCGCGCGGCGGGCGAGCCGAACGAGCGCGAGAGCCTGTCTCAGGGGCACAGTGGGTTCATTCACGCGGAGGTGAACGCGCTGCTGGCCGCGAACTGGAACGGGGAGGGGCATACGCTGTACGTGACGCATGAGCCGTGCGCGGCGTGTGCGCGGCTGATCGTGAATTCGCGGCGGGTGGGGCGCGTGATGTTCGAGTCGGCGTACCGGGAGACGAACCGCGTGGAGTCGGGTCTGCCGAGCGGGGAGCAGATCCTGCGGGACGCGGGGATCGAGGTGGTGCATGTCCCCGGTGCCTGA